The following are encoded together in the Bactrocera neohumeralis isolate Rockhampton chromosome 6, APGP_CSIRO_Bneo_wtdbg2-racon-allhic-juicebox.fasta_v2, whole genome shotgun sequence genome:
- the LOC126761003 gene encoding uncharacterized protein LOC126761003, producing MEATPKVHRHRHRRSDSRHHRHERQSQNSSSNSNNSNNSNNTNGGSGSGSRSGQQPRQSNNIATTTTATTIVPTPTQAADALTNTTTSATVASRTRTQHDAPAEQLQQSPTQQQTHSNAIQSPVRERRGQARSNRAQTGAQDLAANATATTAAPRTSITSIEIPTALVVEDGNEDGTYDETTAICANVIVTTVHERRTHSMDTLDPLANTTSLSQSTTSQQTVLLVNGHSPPPQEDEEQVPTANGESAAMLACGTNADVGGVSTKEEGATQLESPTAPNPNGGGAGSSRNSSGDALSLRETLQQLPPTVTHGHRHRRTHSPQSPARRTQEVDASFHRGILGFMDRELKHSSPTPSALSVGSGSAASGGGGGAGSSGTVRKLQSLSDPQASPAQRSVRSRSSLEKSPRRKRSKSESRRRRERKLIAAGELEVRQANETLMRYLKQCSEMNDASLSGELEIDQNYDERRVHRKTKSQRDKRGHLISKLYSAGGLTSILRELSDDIVPAEGEEIYNPFTPVVSPTEDTPAHIDKMFLQTSSGYRPVEHCYYKHSFVGVGGVGGGGVAASGSGGPGGGGGSGRGVGVHRLSAAGGSLAGGLEQAGMLRASSSFGDTRCLLDAECGRHRREITSNIQLACVIQRIWILISNICHGLLAGLALAHLLFVLSSHPVDWSRLLSLAGETVTQATQEADATTAAPTVASAMLDADGGGGVDKSMLTDTQQHFSFVKDYATFAEIYLNTFYCLAIVCMVSVFDRMDICRWDFSNATEFISFRWLIIAMIYIATIILTICSDSIDERLYYNNNANVTLTQEEMYSNSVLSVWSSLSVTRSIGAICGWIMIGLTPHEDLFYEHLLDLTKYQVINN from the exons ATGGAAGCCACCCCGAAGGTGCATCGTCATCGTCACCGACGTTCGGATTCGCGTCATCATCGGCACGAGCGTCAGAGCCaaaatagcagcagcaacagtaataatagtaataacagcaacaacacaaacggcggcagcggcagcggcagtcGTAGCGGCCAGCAGCCGAGACAGAGCAAtaatattgcaacaacaacaacggcgacGACGATAGTGCCAACACCAACACAAGCAGCGGATGCGTTAACCAACACAACGACAAGCGCGACAGTCGCGTCGAGGACGAGGACGCAGCACGACGCACCAGCAGAGCAGCTGCAACAGTCGCCAACACAACAGCAAACGCATTCAAACGCAATTCAATCGCCAGTGCGTGAGCGTCGTGGTCAAGCGCGGTCTAATCGCGCACAAACCGGTGCACAGGACTTAGCCGCTAACGCCACCGCTACCACCGCTGCACCACGCACTTCAATCACAAGTATTGAGATACCAACCGCACTGGTTGTTGAGGACGGCAACGAGGATGGCACGTATGACGAGACAACAGCAATCTGCGCTAATGTGATTGTCACCACAGTGCATGAACGACGTACACACTCCATGGATACGTTGGATCCGTTGGCCAACACAACCTCTTTAAGTCAGTCGACCACATCACAACAAACGGTGTTGCTGGTGAATGGACATTCACCGCCGCCGCAAGAGGATGAAGAGCAGGTGCCCACTGCAAATGGTGAAAGCGCTGCTATGTTAGCGTGTGGCACGAATGCGGACGTTGGCGGTGTGTCGACGAAAGAGGAGGGCGCCACGCAACTGGAGTCACCCACAGCACCGAATCCTAATGGCGGCGGTGCGGGCAGCAGTCGCAACTCTTCTGGTGATGCGTTGAGTTTACGTGAAACGCTGCAACAGCTACCGCCTACGGTGACACACGGACACCGCCATCGGCGCACACATTCACCACAATCGCCGGCGCGGCGCACACAAGAGGTGGACGCTTCGTTTCATCGCGGCATATTAGGTTTCATGGATCGTGAGTTGAAGCATAGCTCGCCAACGCCATCGGCACTGAGTGTGGGTAGCGGTAGTGCAGCaagcggtggtggtggtggtgctggCAGCAGCGGTACAGTGCGTAAGTTGCAGTCGCTGTCCGATCCGCAGGCGAGTCCCGCCCAACGTTCGGTACGTTCGCGCAGTAGTCTGGAGAAAAGTCCGCGTCGTAAGCGTAGCAAATCGGAATCGCGTAGGCGGCGTGAACGCAAACTCATCGCCGCTGGTGAGCTGGAAGTGCGACAGGCGAACGAGACTTTGATGCGCTATTTGAAGCAGTGCTCGGAAATGAATGACGCTTCGTTGTCAGGCGAGCTGGAAATCGATCAGAACTATGATGAGCGGCGAGTGCATCGGAAGACGAAATCGCAACGGGATAAGCGTGGGCATTTAATAA GCAAACTTTACTCAGCTGGCGGTCTCACCTCCATATTACGGGAGCTTTCCGATGACATTGTACCCGCGGAGGGTGAGGAAATCTACAATCCATTCACACCGGTTGTCTCCCCCACCGAGGATACGCCCGCACACATTGACAAAATGTTCCTGCAGACGTCATCGGGATATCGACCAGTTGAGCACTGCTATTATAAACATTCGTTTGTGGGTGTGGGCGGTGTGGGCGGCGGTGGCGTTGCTGCCAGCGGTAGCGGTGGCCCAGGTGGTGGCGGTGGCAGTGGACGTGGCGTTGGTGTGCATCGTTTGTCTGCCGCGGGCGGCAGCTTGGCTGGCGGTTTGGAGCAGGCGGGCATGTTGCGGGCGAGTAGCAGTTTCGGCGATACGCGTTGCCTACTCGATGCCGAGTGTGGCAG GCATCGTCGTGAGATCACGTCGAACATACAATTGGCCTGCGTCATTCAACGAATTTGGATACTCATCTCGAATATCTGCCATGGTTTGCTAGCTGGCCTAGCTCTGGCACATTTGTTGTTCGTGTTGAGCAGCCATCCCGTCGATTGGTCGCGTTTACTCAGTCTTGCGGGCGAGACTGTGACCCAAGCGACGCAGGAGGCGGACGCAACAACCGCAGCACCAACAGTCGCATCAGCCATGCTGGATGCTGATGGCGGTGGTGGTGTTGATAAATCTATGCTAACTGACACGCAGCAACATTTCAGCTTCGTAAAGGATTACGCAACATTCGCTGAGATCTATCTGAATACATTCTATTGTTTGGCAATTGTATGCATGGTTTCGGTTTTTGATCG TATGGACATTTGCCGTTGGGACTTCAGCAATGCTACTGAATTCATCTCATTTCGTTGGCTCATTATTGCAATGATTTACATAGCGACAATAATATTAACTATCTGCTCCGATTCGATTGATGAACGACTCTATTACAATAACAATGCGAATGTGACGCTAACACAGGAAGAAATG TATAGCAACAGCGTATTGAGTGTCTGGAGTAGTTTATCGGTGACGCGCAGCATTGGCGCCATCTGTGGTTGGATAATGATCGGTTTGACGCCGCATGAGGACCTATTCTACGAGCATTTGCTGGATCTAACCAAATACCAAGTGATAAATAATTGA
- the LOC126761854 gene encoding uncharacterized protein LOC126761854, translating to MAAQQNSTLIYDNLDECPSLLKEPDELSSYSPILPLKNQNTALKQQLKQADNNNNNNDNKNSIVKEFHKYRKYTKGRHRGNYAASSCSTKSSRSRTISLSGVNSTEEQGHKEIPIWLGEEPRYVSGVNKRTTCNDIIKALIDDEIRNGGNHDYFANRNKSGAASRDYNDYVITESWRGIERSYDGNMAILPVWKAWSRVHNEIRLSLKHHKDVAEPAPPKPNTNWFQTLRKYFAKLLKFPKRNQKMLPPAINKQQNVLLPIKEEESPDEIIFVLLPDKKYDNSSASPKTSNPLQSAYNMHDPITKAEMLKRKLYSLSETRVSMRRKRRGNKTPKRKNQQPREKLPNQIHEVTNNCIRRRKDAPLRHSLRHKLAQKTNEIDTLYKREYELTQRLTHKCQLHKLHNELYAKADQQLEISIGQIQRNVEQYAEQIIQTEQELRELKQEIKQDISIVNNLKRMALSSAESANDCGIPLMPKLVEEVQHEVQPPRSDANAEMQFVDNIYEFCDNNASMLV from the exons ATGGCTGCCCAACAGAACTCCACACTCATCTACGACAATTTGGATGAGTGTCCCTCATTGCTAAAAGAACCCGACGAACTGAGCAGTTATAGCCCGATCTTGCctttgaaaaatcaaaacacTGCCCTTAAACAGCAATTGAAACAAGcggataacaacaacaataataatgacaataaaaattcaattgttaAAGAATTTCATAAATATCGAAAATACACGAAGGGTCGTCATCGCGGAAATTATGCAGCGAGTAGCTGCAGCACGAAGAGCAGCCGGAGTCGTACGATATCTTTGAGTGGTGTTAATAGCACTGAG GAGCAAGGCCACAAGGAGATACCCATTTGGCTGGGAGAGGAACCACGTTACGTGTCCGGCGTAAATAAGCGCACCACCTGCAATGACATTATTAAAGCTTTGATTGATGACGAAATCCGTAATGGCGGCAATCACGATTATTTTGCCAATCGTAACAAAT CTGGCGCAGCATCGCGTGACTACAACGATTATGTTATAACGGAAAGTTGGCGCGGTATCGAGCGCAGCTACGATGGCAATATGGCAATTTTGCCCGTTTGGAAGGCCTGGAGTCGTGTGCACAATGAG ATCCGGCTTAGCCTCAAGCACCACAAAGACGTCGCAGAACCAGCGCCGCCCAAACCAAACACTAACTGGTTCCAGACTCTACGAAAGTATTTTGCCAAACTATTGAAATTCCCGAAACGAAATCAAAAAATGCTGCCACCTGCTATAAACAAGCAACAAAATGTACTTTTACCAATTAAAGAGGAAGAAAGCCCCGATGAAATCATCTTCGTTCTATTACCCGACAAAAAATATGACAATTCATCGGCGTCACCGAAAACCAGCAATCCTTTACAATCCGCTTACAATATGCACGATCCCATTACAAAAGCTGAGATGTTAAAAAGAAAGCTCTACAGCCTATCCGAGACGCGCGTGTCCATGCGTCGCAAACGACGCGGCAACAAAACACCGAAGCGCAAAAATCAGCAACCACGCGAAAAACTGCCAAATCAAATACACGAAGTGACAAATAACTGTATACGCCGACGCAAAGATGCGCCCTTACGGCATTCCCTGCGTCACAAGTTGGCGCAGAAGACCAACGAAATCGATACGCTCTACAAACGTGAATACGAACTCACACAGCGTTTGACACACAAGTGCCAACTTCATAAGCTGCACAATGAGTTGTACGCCAAGGCGGATCAACAGCTGGAAATCTCGATTGGCCAAATACAACGCAATGTCGAGCAGTATGCCGAGCAAATCATACAAACGGAGCAGGAATTGCGCGAGTTGAAGCAGGAAATCAAGCAGGACATATCGATTGTGAATAACCTCAAGCGCATGGCTTTAAGTAGCGCGGAGAGCGCAAACGATTGTGGCATACCGCTCATGCCCAAATTGGTGGAAGAAGTGCAGCATGAAGTGCAACCGCCGAGGAGCGATGCCAATGCGGAAATGCAATTTGTTGATAATATTTATGAGTTCTGTGACAACAATGCCAGCATGTTGGTATAG